In one window of Rhodoglobus vestalii DNA:
- a CDS encoding PPOX class F420-dependent oxidoreductase: MMPHELSALSSEPYVSLITFRKSGESVPTPVWVVADGDRLLVTTAPTSGKVKRIRRTDRVELIACDMRGNFADGAVPVTATAAVRTDDETLTAMDAALKKKYGAKYLAIRLAQKVRGSAAQSVAVELRA, from the coding sequence ATGATGCCCCACGAACTTTCCGCACTCTCCTCCGAGCCCTACGTTTCGCTGATCACCTTCCGCAAATCTGGTGAGTCCGTACCGACCCCGGTGTGGGTTGTCGCCGACGGTGACCGCCTGCTCGTCACCACCGCCCCCACCTCCGGCAAGGTTAAGCGCATCCGTCGCACCGACCGTGTCGAGCTGATCGCGTGCGACATGCGGGGTAACTTCGCTGACGGCGCTGTGCCGGTCACCGCCACCGCCGCTGTGCGCACCGATGACGAAACCCTCACAGCAATGGATGCCGCACTCAAGAAAAAGTACGGTGCCAAGTACCTGGCCATTCGCCTCGCGCAAAAAGTGCGCGGATCAGCAGCGCAGTCCGTGGCCGTAGAGCTGCGCGCCTAA
- a CDS encoding Ppx/GppA phosphatase family protein: protein MTRVAAFDCGTNSIRLLIADLDGQGGLRDVVRTLELVRLGEGVDRTGRFSEAALERTLAATQKFAELCREHDVERIRFVATSATRDAANREEFTDAVHTILGVPAEVIPGTEEAALSFRGALTALAEPAPEEPTPQHLVIDLGGGSTELVLGNSTPDSAYSMNVGCVRLAERNIHSDPPLETELADIRRDVTEVLDVATATVNLSLATEVIGVAGTVTTVTAHALGLNSYDPEVISGSRLPLADVLRSCDALSRMPRAERAALPYMHPGRVDVITAGAVIWSTILQRVADATAATGRPLKWVTTSEHDILDGVALSLAPDDFGAHTKLPSR from the coding sequence ATGACCCGTGTTGCCGCTTTTGATTGTGGAACGAACTCGATCCGCCTGCTCATTGCTGACCTTGACGGGCAGGGTGGGCTCCGCGACGTAGTGCGCACGCTCGAGCTGGTTCGGTTGGGAGAGGGCGTCGACCGCACCGGTCGCTTCAGTGAGGCTGCGCTCGAACGCACACTCGCCGCTACCCAGAAGTTTGCCGAGCTCTGTCGCGAGCACGATGTGGAGCGCATCCGCTTCGTAGCAACATCAGCGACCCGGGATGCTGCCAACCGGGAAGAGTTCACCGACGCAGTGCACACAATTCTCGGTGTCCCCGCCGAAGTGATCCCGGGCACCGAGGAAGCAGCGTTATCGTTCCGCGGCGCACTCACTGCCCTAGCCGAACCCGCTCCCGAAGAACCCACACCCCAACACCTCGTGATCGACCTCGGCGGGGGATCCACCGAGTTGGTACTCGGCAACAGCACCCCAGACTCCGCCTACTCGATGAATGTCGGATGCGTGCGCCTAGCTGAGCGAAACATCCACAGTGACCCGCCCCTTGAGACGGAGCTCGCCGACATCCGCCGTGACGTTACCGAAGTCCTCGACGTAGCCACAGCCACCGTCAACCTCTCGCTGGCCACAGAGGTGATCGGAGTGGCCGGCACCGTAACCACGGTCACGGCCCACGCGCTCGGCCTCAACTCCTACGACCCGGAGGTCATCAGCGGTAGCCGCCTACCGCTGGCCGACGTGCTTCGCTCCTGCGACGCCCTCAGCCGAATGCCCCGCGCCGAACGGGCAGCTCTGCCGTACATGCACCCGGGTCGGGTCGACGTCATCACCGCCGGTGCTGTCATCTGGTCGACCATCCTGCAGCGGGTCGCGGATGCCACGGCCGCCACCGGCAGACCGCTCAAGTGGGTCACGACCAGTGAGCACGACATCCTCGATGGAGTCGCCCTGTCACTTGCACCGGATGACTTCGGCGCGCATACCAAGCTGCCCAGCAGATAA
- a CDS encoding type II toxin-antitoxin system PemK/MazF family toxin, which translates to MANELRRGMVVWAELDPARGREQAGRRPALVIASDLYLQQADTLAIIVPATTSDRAWPNHVPMRGPNLVLKQTTYAMTEQPRVITRERLHEVAGTVDAATMREVDVWLRDFLALP; encoded by the coding sequence ATGGCGAATGAACTCCGGCGGGGGATGGTCGTTTGGGCGGAACTCGATCCTGCGCGTGGACGCGAACAGGCTGGGCGTCGCCCCGCACTTGTTATTGCCAGCGATCTCTACCTCCAACAAGCAGACACCCTCGCTATCATCGTCCCGGCGACCACCTCTGATCGGGCGTGGCCAAATCACGTGCCGATGCGGGGTCCCAATCTCGTGCTAAAGCAGACCACATACGCGATGACTGAACAACCGCGGGTGATTACGCGTGAGCGTCTGCATGAAGTTGCGGGCACTGTGGATGCGGCAACCATGCGCGAGGTTGACGTTTGGCTTCGCGACTTTCTCGCGCTGCCGTGA
- a CDS encoding toxin-antitoxin system protein, which translates to MATTIKVPVELRDRINRDAQERGVTAAGLIEGLLDGHERRRRMESFGRAFRGAEQEYWDEFQTWDVLVRDIRDGE; encoded by the coding sequence ATGGCTACGACGATTAAGGTCCCGGTTGAACTCCGCGACCGGATTAACCGGGATGCGCAGGAGCGTGGGGTGACGGCGGCCGGTCTGATCGAAGGGCTTCTCGACGGGCACGAACGGCGCCGGCGCATGGAGTCGTTTGGGCGCGCGTTTCGCGGCGCGGAACAAGAGTATTGGGATGAATTCCAGACATGGGATGTGCTGGTGAGAGATATACGCGATGGCGAATGA
- a CDS encoding nucleotidyltransferase domain-containing protein has product MRLQNPFSAISTTGIDSQVLTVLVRSEQYLTIREIHQLLPEVGSHQGVRLSAGRLVEQGILVQRITGRGYAFAFNREHLLAGAIAQIADAKRELIARMAHTISGWQFQPLAVTLFGSAARNEMRTDSDIDVLIVVPDAEAEDAVEESVRQFAAQVTVWTGNDVRPLVYRDSEVQPAAIFDSVLAYGIEIAGDHSWLRKRLRKS; this is encoded by the coding sequence ATGCGACTGCAGAACCCATTCTCAGCAATAAGTACCACGGGCATCGACTCGCAGGTGCTCACGGTGCTCGTGCGCAGTGAGCAATATCTCACCATTAGAGAGATCCATCAGTTGCTGCCCGAAGTCGGCTCCCACCAGGGAGTGCGGCTTTCCGCGGGACGACTCGTTGAACAAGGCATTCTTGTGCAGCGTATTACCGGCCGCGGCTATGCGTTCGCCTTCAATCGAGAACACTTATTGGCCGGCGCCATTGCGCAAATTGCTGATGCCAAGCGTGAGCTGATCGCCCGGATGGCTCACACCATTTCGGGTTGGCAATTTCAGCCACTCGCGGTCACTCTTTTCGGTTCGGCTGCCCGCAACGAAATGCGCACGGACAGTGACATCGACGTCTTGATCGTTGTGCCCGACGCTGAAGCCGAAGATGCTGTGGAAGAGTCCGTGCGGCAATTTGCTGCCCAAGTTACTGTGTGGACCGGCAATGATGTGCGCCCTTTGGTGTACCGCGATTCAGAGGTGCAGCCTGCCGCGATTTTTGACTCCGTCCTCGCTTATGGAATCGAGATAGCCGGAGACCACTCGTGGTTGCGAAAGCGGCTTCGAAAAAGTTAG
- a CDS encoding SDR family NAD(P)-dependent oxidoreductase: MPVIAIIGAGPGLGAAVARKFGREGFAVALISRDQSKLDALAAELEAVDVTARGYAADVLEPAELEAALARAAAELGPITTLQYSPLPSRDYLKPVLDLTPELALEALQFSALGLIHAVRAVLPAMRETGDGSIILINGGTSVKARAGFAGTSLAFPAESAYGEMLYEALEGEGIRVRQLVIPGGIPKLQLPNGIDDVASRLWEIHSAAGPFRTMLIPLEDGRE; encoded by the coding sequence ATGCCTGTCATCGCCATCATCGGAGCCGGACCGGGACTCGGAGCAGCGGTAGCTCGCAAGTTCGGACGCGAAGGCTTCGCGGTTGCCCTGATCTCAAGGGATCAGTCGAAGCTCGATGCGTTGGCTGCGGAACTCGAAGCGGTTGATGTGACCGCGCGCGGTTACGCTGCGGATGTGCTGGAGCCGGCAGAGCTTGAGGCCGCGCTCGCGCGCGCCGCCGCCGAGTTGGGTCCGATCACGACGTTGCAGTACAGCCCGCTCCCGTCGCGCGACTACCTGAAGCCGGTGCTCGACCTGACGCCAGAGCTGGCGCTGGAAGCGCTGCAGTTCTCCGCGCTCGGCCTCATCCACGCGGTGCGTGCGGTGCTGCCCGCAATGCGCGAAACGGGTGACGGCAGCATCATCCTCATCAACGGCGGAACCTCGGTGAAGGCCCGCGCCGGTTTCGCCGGAACATCGCTTGCCTTCCCGGCCGAGAGCGCCTACGGCGAGATGCTTTATGAAGCGCTCGAGGGGGAGGGCATCCGCGTCCGTCAGCTCGTCATCCCGGGAGGCATTCCCAAGCTTCAGCTGCCCAACGGCATTGACGACGTCGCTTCTCGCCTCTGGGAGATCCACTCCGCCGCCGGACCCTTCCGCACCATGCTCATCCCGCTCGAAGACGGCAGGGAGTAG
- a CDS encoding type II toxin-antitoxin system RelE/ParE family toxin, protein MKSYRLTPAAQRDLSEIWDFTQERWDKTQAEIYISELRAAIERIAADPRRGRACDDILEGYRRYSIGSHSVFYVERAESVDVIRILHQQMDPTRHV, encoded by the coding sequence GTGAAGAGCTACCGCCTCACGCCGGCTGCGCAGCGAGACCTCTCAGAAATCTGGGACTTCACTCAGGAGCGTTGGGATAAGACTCAGGCGGAGATCTACATATCCGAGTTGAGGGCAGCGATCGAGCGGATCGCTGCTGACCCTCGTCGCGGACGTGCTTGCGACGACATTCTTGAGGGATACCGTCGCTACAGCATCGGCAGCCATTCAGTCTTCTATGTCGAGAGGGCCGAAAGCGTGGACGTGATCCGCATCCTGCACCAACAGATGGATCCGACCCGGCACGTGTAG
- a CDS encoding type II toxin-antitoxin system ParD family antitoxin produces MAQNTSISLDDHFARFLSREVEAGRYRSASEVVRAALRLLEDQETQMAALRAALIAGEDSGAPEDFDFDAFVASKKQ; encoded by the coding sequence ATGGCTCAGAACACTTCGATCAGTCTGGACGACCACTTCGCGCGATTCCTTTCCCGAGAGGTTGAGGCCGGACGGTACCGCTCCGCCAGCGAAGTAGTTCGTGCTGCGCTCCGGTTGCTGGAAGATCAGGAGACGCAGATGGCGGCGTTGAGGGCTGCGCTCATTGCGGGTGAAGACAGTGGCGCGCCGGAAGATTTCGACTTCGACGCCTTCGTCGCGTCGAAGAAGCAGTGA
- a CDS encoding AbiV family abortive infection protein: MGRSLPLPGDLSPAQVIAVQDALLSNADRLLQAALAMLERENVPLARSLAILGMEESGKAIALHERRVQIAHAPEGAAFVDQRLQDLWGQHGRKLEVVHEFLVTEEYWFDVEPANPEENARVLGTIEAWKRDHNLIKQRGFYVDVTADGDPVTPQEVADADAVRDVISHVHQIGWQLRSGEHIEGKRQLQHEQDVPPATEEEIEGVRRTMRSVDPEVVEGFVGSMREGTKGEKLNNRAHAFVLPASPFNTVGQPGYEAQDRELWALAQEGLENTGEVPDSTP, encoded by the coding sequence ATGGGCCGTTCACTACCGCTTCCCGGCGATCTCTCCCCCGCGCAGGTCATCGCAGTTCAGGATGCCTTACTATCCAACGCGGATCGCCTGTTGCAGGCAGCCTTAGCGATGCTTGAGAGAGAGAACGTGCCGCTCGCGCGGTCGCTGGCAATCCTCGGTATGGAGGAATCGGGCAAGGCCATCGCGCTGCACGAGCGCCGGGTCCAAATCGCGCACGCACCCGAAGGCGCGGCGTTTGTCGATCAGCGGCTCCAAGACCTCTGGGGGCAGCATGGGCGAAAGCTCGAAGTCGTTCACGAGTTCTTAGTCACCGAGGAGTACTGGTTCGACGTCGAGCCAGCGAACCCGGAAGAGAACGCGCGCGTACTCGGGACGATCGAGGCGTGGAAGCGTGACCACAACCTCATCAAGCAGCGCGGCTTCTACGTGGACGTCACCGCCGATGGTGATCCGGTCACTCCCCAGGAGGTTGCTGACGCGGATGCCGTGCGCGATGTAATCAGCCATGTGCACCAGATCGGTTGGCAGCTCAGGTCGGGTGAACACATCGAGGGCAAGCGACAGCTCCAGCACGAGCAGGACGTCCCACCGGCGACCGAGGAAGAGATCGAAGGTGTCCGACGTACAATGCGGAGCGTGGATCCCGAGGTTGTCGAGGGCTTCGTGGGGTCGATGCGCGAAGGCACCAAAGGCGAGAAACTCAACAACAGGGCGCACGCCTTCGTTCTGCCAGCGAGCCCATTCAACACCGTCGGGCAGCCCGGGTACGAGGCCCAGGACCGCGAGCTATGGGCGCTGGCGCAAGAGGGCCTAGAGAACACCGGAGAGGTGCCCGACAGCACGCCATGA
- the ychF gene encoding redox-regulated ATPase YchF: protein MALTIAIVGLPNVGKSTLFNALTKNSVLAANYPFATIEPNVGVVNLPDPRLKVLAEIFKSERILPAPVSFVDIAGIVQGASEGEGLGNKFLANIREADAIAQVVRAFSDPDVIHVDGKVDAASDMETINTELILADLQTLDKAITRYEKELKTKRIEPAVLEAALAAQTVLNEGKPLSSATKLDFEPIRELGLLTSKPFIYVFNVDEEVLGSTEKLAELAALVAPAKAIFLDAKLEAELIDLDEEDAAELLASTGQEESGLDQLARIGFDTLGLQTYLTAGPKESRAWTIPKGAKAPQAAGVIHTDFEKGFIKAEVIGFEDLVATGSIAEARAKGKARVEGKDYVMTDGDVVEFRFNN from the coding sequence GTGGCTCTCACTATTGCAATCGTTGGACTCCCGAATGTCGGCAAGTCCACTCTCTTTAACGCTCTGACCAAGAATTCGGTGCTCGCCGCGAACTATCCCTTCGCAACCATCGAACCGAACGTGGGCGTCGTCAACCTCCCTGATCCGCGCCTGAAGGTGCTGGCGGAGATTTTCAAGAGTGAGCGCATTCTGCCTGCTCCGGTCTCCTTCGTTGATATCGCCGGTATCGTGCAGGGCGCCAGCGAGGGTGAAGGCCTGGGCAACAAGTTCTTGGCAAACATCCGCGAGGCTGACGCTATTGCGCAGGTGGTGCGCGCCTTCAGCGACCCCGATGTTATTCATGTTGATGGCAAGGTGGATGCCGCCTCCGACATGGAGACCATCAACACTGAGCTGATTCTGGCTGATCTTCAAACTCTCGACAAGGCGATTACTCGCTACGAGAAAGAGCTCAAGACCAAGCGTATCGAGCCTGCTGTGCTTGAGGCTGCGCTCGCGGCGCAGACTGTGCTGAACGAGGGTAAGCCGTTGTCTTCCGCGACAAAGCTTGATTTCGAGCCGATCCGCGAACTGGGCTTGCTCACCTCCAAGCCCTTTATTTACGTGTTCAATGTGGATGAAGAGGTGCTCGGCAGCACCGAAAAGCTCGCCGAATTGGCGGCTCTGGTTGCCCCCGCGAAGGCCATCTTTCTCGACGCCAAGTTGGAGGCCGAACTCATCGACCTCGACGAAGAGGATGCCGCCGAACTGCTTGCCAGCACCGGCCAAGAAGAGAGCGGTCTCGACCAGCTCGCTCGCATCGGTTTCGACACTCTCGGCCTGCAGACGTACCTCACTGCCGGCCCGAAAGAGTCGCGCGCCTGGACTATCCCGAAGGGTGCCAAGGCACCCCAGGCTGCCGGTGTTATTCACACGGACTTCGAAAAGGGTTTCATCAAGGCTGAGGTCATCGGCTTCGAGGATCTCGTCGCCACCGGCTCCATCGCAGAGGCTCGAGCCAAGGGCAAGGCTCGCGTTGAGGGCAAGGACTACGTCATGACCGATGGCGACGTGGTGGAGTTCCGCTTCAACAATTAG
- a CDS encoding CoA-acylating methylmalonate-semialdehyde dehydrogenase, whose translation MYSTIPHWINGSATEGESPNRGDVFNPATGAVARTVPLASADDVNAGVAAAKAALGEWSDTSLAKRTSVMFAFRELFNARKDELAAIITAEHGKVLSDAAGEIARGLEVIEYACGISTLSKGEYSENVSTGVDVYSLQQPLGVTAIISPFNFPAMVPLWFFPLAIALGNTVVLKPSEKDPSSAIWMAELFTEAGLPDGVFNVVHGDKLAVDTLLEHPDVAGVSFVGSTPIAKYIYETAAHHGKRVQALGGAKNHMLVLPDADLDLVADSAVNAGFGSAGERCMAISVIVAVEPVADDLIAKIGERMSGLTVGDGTRSCDMGPLITQQHRDKVASYIELAETDGATVVVDGRGIEIDGDANGFWLGPTLIDGVSTDSDVYKHEIFGPVLAVIRVASYDEGLDLINASQYGNGTAIFTSDGGAARRFQREVQVGMVGINVPIPVPVSYFSFGGWKDSMFGDAKAYGPDAIRFFTRQKAVTSRWLEPSHGGINLGFPQTNG comes from the coding sequence ATGTACTCCACGATTCCGCACTGGATCAACGGCTCAGCCACCGAGGGCGAATCGCCCAACCGGGGCGACGTCTTCAACCCTGCAACCGGCGCTGTTGCTCGCACCGTTCCGCTGGCATCCGCTGACGACGTTAACGCTGGTGTTGCCGCAGCGAAGGCCGCTCTTGGCGAGTGGAGCGACACGTCGCTGGCGAAGCGCACGAGCGTAATGTTTGCGTTCCGCGAGCTGTTCAATGCTCGCAAGGATGAGCTTGCCGCGATCATCACGGCCGAGCACGGCAAGGTCTTGTCGGATGCCGCCGGCGAGATTGCTCGCGGGCTCGAAGTCATCGAGTATGCGTGTGGCATCTCCACGCTGAGCAAGGGTGAGTACAGCGAGAACGTGTCGACGGGCGTTGACGTGTATTCGTTGCAGCAGCCGCTCGGTGTGACCGCAATCATCAGCCCGTTCAACTTTCCGGCAATGGTGCCGCTCTGGTTCTTCCCGCTGGCGATTGCCCTGGGTAACACTGTCGTGTTGAAGCCGAGCGAGAAGGACCCCTCCTCGGCGATCTGGATGGCCGAACTCTTCACCGAGGCTGGGCTCCCGGACGGTGTGTTCAATGTGGTGCACGGTGACAAGCTCGCCGTCGATACCCTGCTCGAGCATCCCGATGTTGCCGGCGTTTCGTTTGTTGGCTCCACCCCGATCGCTAAGTACATTTACGAGACCGCAGCCCACCACGGCAAGCGTGTGCAGGCTCTCGGTGGCGCGAAGAACCACATGCTGGTGCTGCCCGACGCTGACCTTGATCTCGTTGCTGACTCGGCTGTCAACGCGGGGTTCGGTTCTGCGGGCGAACGCTGTATGGCCATCTCGGTTATTGTGGCGGTCGAACCGGTTGCCGACGACTTGATTGCAAAGATTGGGGAGCGGATGTCTGGCCTCACGGTCGGTGATGGAACCCGTTCCTGCGACATGGGACCGCTCATTACGCAGCAGCACCGTGACAAGGTTGCCAGCTATATTGAATTGGCGGAGACGGATGGCGCCACAGTTGTTGTTGATGGCCGCGGTATCGAGATCGATGGCGACGCGAACGGCTTCTGGCTGGGCCCGACACTCATCGATGGTGTCTCAACCGATTCTGACGTGTACAAGCACGAGATTTTCGGGCCGGTGCTTGCGGTGATTCGCGTCGCCAGCTATGACGAGGGTCTCGACCTGATCAACGCTTCGCAGTATGGCAATGGCACCGCGATCTTCACGAGCGATGGGGGGGCGGCTCGCCGTTTCCAACGCGAAGTGCAGGTTGGCATGGTCGGTATCAATGTGCCGATTCCCGTTCCCGTTTCGTACTTCTCGTTTGGTGGGTGGAAGGATTCGATGTTCGGTGACGCTAAGGCGTATGGCCCCGACGCGATCCGTTTCTTCACTCGCCAAAAGGCGGTAACGAGTCGTTGGCTCGAACCCAGCCACGGTGGAATCAACCTGGGCTTCCCGCAAACTAACGGCTAA
- a CDS encoding LysR family transcriptional regulator, protein MASDSVHPLEVSTDDLRYLIAVARAGRMVSAATLLGVDHTTVRRRIDRLEAALGVRLLDRGADGWELTAIGREVATRAAGLENIVENVVGATSGGADEVRGTVRIVAPDGFGATFVTAALAAVQAEHPAITVELVTSTRPLSLRGAGFDLAITIGSAATSRLASEPLAAYALRLYASPDYVARRPPIRSVADLDSHPLVFYVDALLTVRELDLAPVLGGMRVGFGSTSVFAQLEATRRGAGVGLLHAFMAEHDAGLVAVLPDEVSFRLEFALSVRKEAADVEAVQLVRAALHREVARRCSELLPLE, encoded by the coding sequence ATGGCCAGCGATTCCGTGCATCCGCTCGAGGTGAGTACTGACGATCTGCGGTACCTCATTGCTGTGGCCCGAGCCGGCCGAATGGTGTCGGCGGCAACCCTGCTCGGCGTCGATCACACCACGGTGCGGCGCCGCATTGACCGGCTCGAAGCCGCGCTGGGTGTGCGCCTCCTCGACCGTGGCGCTGACGGTTGGGAACTCACCGCCATCGGCCGCGAAGTCGCCACCCGGGCCGCCGGACTCGAAAACATTGTCGAAAACGTGGTGGGGGCAACGAGCGGTGGCGCGGACGAGGTGCGGGGCACCGTGCGCATTGTTGCGCCCGATGGGTTCGGGGCCACCTTTGTTACCGCGGCGCTCGCGGCGGTGCAGGCGGAGCATCCGGCCATCACCGTCGAATTGGTCACATCGACCCGGCCACTCAGCCTGCGCGGTGCCGGGTTCGATCTGGCGATCACTATCGGCTCAGCGGCAACATCGCGTCTGGCCTCTGAACCTCTCGCCGCCTACGCGCTGCGACTCTATGCCTCGCCCGACTATGTGGCGAGGCGTCCGCCGATCCGTTCCGTCGCCGATCTCGACAGCCACCCGCTGGTGTTTTATGTGGATGCCCTGCTCACGGTTCGCGAGCTCGACCTGGCTCCGGTGCTCGGCGGTATGCGGGTGGGGTTTGGTTCTACGAGTGTGTTTGCGCAGCTGGAGGCCACCCGTCGGGGAGCCGGCGTTGGGCTGCTGCACGCGTTCATGGCCGAGCACGATGCCGGACTGGTGGCGGTGTTGCCCGATGAGGTGAGTTTCCGGCTGGAATTTGCGCTCTCGGTGCGAAAAGAGGCTGCGGATGTTGAGGCGGTGCAGCTGGTACGTGCTGCCCTGCACCGTGAGGTTGCTCGTCGCTGTTCGGAGTTGCTGCCGCTGGAGTAG
- the rmuC gene encoding DNA recombination protein RmuC, producing MDPLLALIIGLLLGAVLGVVIGMLVARVRATAPSDRVDPEVLEARHQAAIAQVTATEKEQQSRLSAELASITARASALGEQVASLQQQYKETIDRQRDEAQALAERERRESKVLQALTPVQETLRTMQNKVTELESQRSLQHGELSQQLKSATESEERLRSTAESLASALRNNSTRGVWGETQLRNVVQAAGLIERVDFDVQSSINSDAGAGRPDMVVHLPGGKNIAVDAKVPFTAFLEASQISVTATGEEGARREALIKQHVKVMRGHIDTLASKAYWAGLDASPELVIAFIPSESLVSSAMEADPSIMDYAFGKRVALASPVTLWSVLKTVAFSWQQDVLTDQAKTLFDLSKELYQRLATLADHADKLRRSIDTTVNSYNQFANSLETRVLVTARKLNALDESKVIGTTNTVEGTPKHITAVEMELELPEENG from the coding sequence ATGGATCCCCTCCTCGCACTCATCATCGGCCTCCTCCTCGGCGCTGTTCTCGGCGTCGTTATCGGGATGCTTGTCGCTCGCGTTCGCGCGACAGCACCGAGCGATCGCGTTGACCCCGAAGTGCTTGAGGCACGCCACCAGGCGGCGATCGCGCAGGTGACTGCCACCGAGAAGGAGCAGCAGTCGCGGCTCTCGGCCGAGCTGGCATCCATTACCGCTCGCGCGAGCGCGCTGGGCGAGCAGGTCGCGTCACTGCAACAGCAGTATAAGGAGACCATCGACCGCCAGCGCGATGAAGCTCAGGCTCTCGCCGAGCGCGAGCGCCGCGAATCGAAAGTTCTTCAGGCGCTTACTCCCGTGCAAGAGACCTTGCGCACAATGCAAAACAAGGTCACCGAGTTGGAGTCGCAGCGCAGCCTGCAACACGGCGAGCTGAGCCAGCAGCTGAAGTCGGCCACAGAATCCGAAGAACGTTTGCGCAGCACCGCCGAATCTTTGGCATCGGCGCTACGCAACAACTCCACCCGCGGGGTGTGGGGCGAGACGCAATTGCGCAACGTCGTGCAGGCTGCCGGGCTCATCGAACGGGTCGACTTCGATGTGCAGTCAAGCATCAATTCGGATGCCGGCGCCGGCCGCCCCGACATGGTCGTGCACCTTCCCGGCGGCAAAAACATCGCCGTCGACGCCAAAGTTCCGTTCACCGCCTTCTTAGAGGCCAGCCAAATCTCGGTCACCGCCACCGGCGAAGAGGGCGCCCGTCGTGAAGCACTAATTAAGCAACACGTGAAAGTGATGCGCGGCCACATCGACACCCTCGCGAGTAAGGCCTACTGGGCGGGGCTCGACGCCTCCCCCGAACTCGTGATCGCGTTCATCCCAAGCGAATCGCTCGTGTCATCGGCGATGGAAGCCGACCCCTCGATCATGGATTACGCCTTCGGCAAACGGGTCGCGCTCGCCTCCCCCGTGACCCTGTGGTCTGTGCTGAAGACCGTAGCATTCTCGTGGCAACAAGACGTGCTCACTGACCAAGCTAAAACCCTGTTCGACCTCAGCAAAGAGCTGTACCAGCGGCTTGCCACCCTCGCCGATCACGCCGACAAACTGCGCCGCTCAATAGACACCACCGTCAACAGTTACAACCAGTTCGCGAACTCACTCGAGACACGCGTGCTCGTGACCGCTCGCAAACTCAACGCCCTCGACGAGTCAAAAGTTATCGGCACCACCAACACGGTAGAGGGAACGCCCAAGCACATCACCGCAGTCGAAATGGAACTCGAACTCCCCGAAGAGAACGGCTAG
- the glpX gene encoding class II fructose-bisphosphatase: protein MTTETGTLFLHPDRNLALELVRATEAAAIRAVPFIGKGDKLGADGAAVDAMRKFLGTVDFDGLVVIGEGEKDSAPMLFNGEHVGTGRGPACDIAVDPIDGTSLTAAGRQNAISMIAVSDRGTMLDASSVFYMDKIVTGAEGVGVVDIRKPIGENIRAFAEAKGKPVEDVVVAVLDRPRHAQLIEDIRASGAGSRLMLDGDVAGGINAALYGTRIDMCVGVGGSPEGVATACAIKALGGEIQTILYPQTDDERQRGMDAGLKFDHVYTANEMVASDNTFFVATGVTDGGLVKGVRRMGPIIRTESIVLRSHSGTIRRVSADHLAAKWLDH, encoded by the coding sequence GTGACTACAGAAACCGGCACGCTTTTTCTCCACCCCGATCGCAACCTCGCTCTCGAGCTTGTGCGGGCTACTGAAGCGGCTGCCATTCGCGCCGTTCCTTTCATCGGTAAGGGCGACAAGCTCGGCGCCGATGGCGCGGCGGTCGATGCGATGCGCAAGTTCTTGGGCACCGTCGATTTTGACGGCCTCGTTGTTATTGGTGAGGGCGAGAAGGATAGCGCCCCCATGCTGTTCAACGGCGAGCATGTTGGTACCGGCCGTGGCCCCGCCTGCGATATCGCGGTCGACCCGATTGATGGCACCTCGCTGACCGCTGCCGGGCGGCAGAACGCGATCTCGATGATCGCTGTTTCTGACCGCGGCACGATGCTTGATGCTTCCAGCGTGTTCTATATGGACAAGATCGTTACCGGGGCCGAGGGCGTCGGCGTTGTCGATATCCGTAAACCAATTGGTGAGAACATTCGTGCGTTTGCCGAAGCGAAGGGTAAGCCTGTTGAGGATGTGGTGGTCGCCGTGCTTGACCGTCCTCGGCACGCCCAACTCATTGAAGATATCCGTGCCAGCGGTGCGGGTTCACGGCTCATGCTTGACGGTGATGTCGCGGGGGGAATCAACGCGGCCCTGTACGGCACTCGCATTGATATGTGTGTTGGTGTCGGTGGCAGCCCCGAAGGCGTCGCGACGGCGTGCGCTATCAAGGCGCTCGGCGGTGAGATTCAGACGATCCTGTACCCGCAGACCGACGATGAGCGCCAACGGGGGATGGATGCTGGCCTCAAGTTCGACCATGTTTATACGGCCAATGAGATGGTCGCCAGCGATAACACGTTCTTTGTCGCGACCGGAGTAACTGATGGTGGTCTGGTGAAGGGTGTGCGCCGCATGGGGCCCATTATTCGCACCGAGTCGATCGTGTTGCGTTCACACTCGGGCACGATCCGTCGTGTTTCGGCCGACCATCTTGCGGCGAAGTGGCTCGACCACTAA